In one window of Henckelia pumila isolate YLH828 chromosome 1, ASM3356847v2, whole genome shotgun sequence DNA:
- the LOC140876178 gene encoding protein FANTASTIC FOUR 3-like: protein MAETAITLKLTDSRFANCRILYDDPTNSTKESLENYDSYADSLRERSRLSGRSLEMCTENLGSETGTDTIFSSSTSSFDHFMESLSSDQENLRSRVRQNRNEEPNPCRKFPPPLTTMSGIQVRRHCEGGRLIIEAVERPLRNSYLQAERSEGRLRLCYLTDSESDSEEEAVEEEAVAEEFGFQMWSRCKERRGHEHGGLCSNWKPAFWVATS from the coding sequence ATGGCGGAAACAGCCATCACTTTAAAGCTCACGGATTCTCGGTTTGCCAACTGCAGGATCTTGTATGATGATCCCACCAACAGCACTAAAGAATCTTTGGAGAATTACGATTCTTATGCAGACTCTTTAAGGGAAAGATCGAGACTGAGTGGTAGAAGCCTGGAAATGTGCACGGAGAATCTGGGGAGCGAGACGGGCACTGACACCATTTTCTCATCTTCTACTTCGTCTTTTGATCATTTTATGGAGTCATTGAGTTCTGATCAAGAAAATTTGAGGAGCAGAGTGAGACAGAACAGAAACGAGGAGCCGAATCCCTGCCGGAAATTCCCGCCGCCGTTGACTACGATGAGTGGGATACAGGTGCGCCGCCACTGTGAAGGCGGGAGGCTGATTATCGAGGCGGTGGAGAGGCCGTTGAGGAATTCTTATCTGCAGGCGGAGAGGAGTGAAGGCAGGCTCAGGCTGTGTTATCTCACGGATTCCGAGTCCGACTCGGAGGAAGAGGCGGTGGAGGAGGAGGCCGTAGCGGAAGAATTTGGGTTCCAAATGTGGAGCCGGTGTAAGGAGAGAAGGGGACATGAACATGGTGGATTGTGTAGTAATTGGAAACCTGCATTTTGGGTGGCAACTTCTTGA